GCAGTTTGATGATCTGGTCTTCGGTAAACTGACGGATTTTCATGACTGGGCCTCGCTTTCCAGCTTAGGGCTGGGTTCGAGCCTTTGTCTCTAGGGACTCACCGTCCAGTTTCTGGGGAGCACTCCACTTCGCCGTTGCCGTTTACAAGAATTCCGACGTCAATCTTGCTGCGTTGACCGATGCGACCGGTGACATTGCACAGTCGGCTGGTGAGGTCACTCGGTACCTCGACATACTCAATTTGGTGCATCTGCAGACGGCGTGGCAACCAGACTTTCAGGAAATCCCGCAGCCCAAGTTCGCGTGCCCGGCGGGTGAAGAGAGGGCACATCGCAGCGCCGAAGTTGAGCTTTTCGTACCCCACGAGGCTTGCTCCACTGATGATCAGGTCGAGCATGCGGGCAAGTTCCTCACGGGCTGCGGCGTGCTGAAGCATGACGCAGGTGCGCTGCATTCCCTGCCACAGGTCGGGACGGTTTGGGAGGTAGCGCTTGAGATCGGACTGGGTAACTTGCAGGTCGGTGATCCCTGCGGCGTGGTGCTGCAGACTCTCTTTGTGCACGGCGACAGCCAGTGTTCTCAGGCCAATATCGATCCCCACCACTGCCTGTTTGATGTGGTACCGCACTGGTGGTGGTGGCACCTCGAATGCGAGACAGAGGAACCAGCCGGTAGGACTTTTGATCAGTCGAGTGTTCCCAGGTAACCAGGTCGCCGCGTGGCTTGGCCGAGTCGGCAGGAGGTGTGCTTCGTTGTCGATCTGCGCTGGAACCTGTAGCGTTTCGGCCAGGTTGCTCAGCCATTTTTCCCTAGCATTGGAGTCCATCCGAGTCGTCAATGGTGGCAGCAGGTGCGCCAGCTTGTGCTGCCGGAAGCCGGGAGACTTGAGTAAAAGACCGGCGTATTCTTCCGGAGGTAGAGCATAGGTTTGGCAGTCGATGATGGTTTCACCGATGGCAAAGTGGAGGTCGCTTCGGGCGGTCAAGCGATCTTGCAGTTCAGGTTTTGGTCGGTAGATGGTGCCGTTCGCCCCATGAATTTTCTCGGTTGGGCATGGAAGCAGATCCCCTCGGTTGATCAGAGTGGAGAGGGCGGAGTCGGCATCACGTAGGATGCGCAGGTTGTAAGTGATGTGCATTTTTCTGAAACCTCGTATGGAATTGATCGCTTTGCGAG
The Deinococcus fonticola genome window above contains:
- a CDS encoding transposase — protein: MHITYNLRILRDADSALSTLINRGDLLPCPTEKIHGANGTIYRPKPELQDRLTARSDLHFAIGETIIDCQTYALPPEEYAGLLLKSPGFRQHKLAHLLPPLTTRMDSNAREKWLSNLAETLQVPAQIDNEAHLLPTRPSHAATWLPGNTRLIKSPTGWFLCLAFEVPPPPVRYHIKQAVVGIDIGLRTLAVAVHKESLQHHAAGITDLQVTQSDLKRYLPNRPDLWQGMQRTCVMLQHAAAREELARMLDLIISGASLVGYEKLNFGAAMCPLFTRRARELGLRDFLKVWLPRRLQMHQIEYVEVPSDLTSRLCNVTGRIGQRSKIDVGILVNGNGEVECSPETGR